One window of the Paenibacillus beijingensis genome contains the following:
- a CDS encoding CgeB family protein has protein sequence MRRQLKRTRMRRKVAGYKKGFQDGVRDGACTAAFAAIPQPALPPRPLRVLYVPQGFPAIDHGVSEALRMSVGELHIAESSRMLELAASIKPDLVLVLNGLHFFPPNHLQQIDAIRGLGTRTAIWFADDPYFTEQTVEIAPHYDTVLTHELAAVDLYRGIGCSNVHYLPLGADPSLFRPMAVEPQYRSDVCFIGQGFWNRIELFDAVASKLSKHRVVIAGGLWDRLKRHRLLKSNIKDGWMPIEESVKYYNGAKIVINIHRTTEALSDNKNTYRLQGKSINPRTYEISACGTLQLTDIREDLPSYYRPGLELETFTGPRELMGKIEYYLKREDERRRIALQGLIRTMRDHSYAARIQRLLMLLGY, from the coding sequence ATGCGCAGGCAATTGAAACGTACGCGGATGAGGAGGAAGGTCGCCGGTTACAAAAAAGGGTTTCAGGACGGAGTGCGCGACGGGGCTTGTACCGCGGCTTTTGCCGCGATCCCGCAGCCGGCCCTTCCGCCGCGGCCCTTAAGAGTGCTGTACGTGCCGCAAGGTTTTCCAGCCATCGATCACGGAGTGAGCGAAGCGCTCCGGATGTCTGTAGGCGAGCTTCATATCGCGGAAAGCAGCCGGATGCTGGAGCTGGCCGCGAGCATCAAGCCCGACTTGGTGCTCGTTCTGAACGGTCTGCACTTTTTTCCTCCTAATCACCTGCAGCAGATCGATGCGATTCGCGGGCTTGGAACCCGCACCGCGATCTGGTTTGCCGACGATCCCTATTTTACGGAGCAGACGGTGGAAATCGCCCCCCATTACGATACGGTTCTGACGCACGAGCTGGCAGCAGTCGACCTGTACCGCGGCATCGGCTGTTCCAATGTGCATTACCTCCCTCTCGGCGCCGATCCCAGCCTTTTCCGGCCAATGGCAGTGGAGCCTCAATATCGGAGCGACGTTTGCTTTATCGGTCAAGGTTTCTGGAATCGGATCGAACTGTTCGACGCCGTCGCTTCCAAACTGTCAAAGCATCGGGTCGTTATCGCAGGCGGCCTGTGGGATCGACTGAAACGCCACCGATTATTGAAGTCGAACATAAAGGACGGATGGATGCCCATTGAAGAGTCGGTCAAATATTACAACGGCGCAAAGATTGTCATTAATATTCACCGGACGACGGAAGCCCTTTCCGACAACAAAAATACGTACCGTCTGCAGGGAAAGTCGATCAATCCGCGCACGTATGAAATTTCCGCATGCGGTACGCTGCAGCTGACCGATATCCGCGAAGATCTGCCGAGCTATTACCGGCCCGGCTTGGAGCTCGAAACGTTTACCGGACCGCGGGAGCTGATGGGCAAGATCGAGTATTATTTGAAGCGCGAAGACGAGCGCCGGCGCATCGCCCTGCAGGGACTCATCCGGACAATGCGAGATCATTCCTATGCCGCCCGCATCCAAAGGTTACTCATGCTGCTCGGATATTAA
- a CDS encoding glycosyltransferase family 2 protein, with product MRTSRGDAFRSRFEEGFGAGYADGLLSGKESFGTYFQGTSIIIPSHNKLRYLKLCIASIVAHTNQPYEIIVVDNASTDGTAQYLRTYSGRERRLRYATMSSNAGFAGAVNRGLMLAKGTTMLLLNNDTIVTPRWLDNLLACLNSDPSIGIVGPVTNYISGDQLIKVPYRSIRGMNAFARRHNVSDAAKWQETERLTGFCMLFNRSVWERAGYLDEGYQIGNFEDDDYNVRVRLLGGKLVIARDTFIHHYGSVSIRALGKQKIAAVNRNNREFYEEKWGNPHKLLAETAAWRSGLRPDEVHHRGETVFYPQGVAVNGPGGKLYWLKDGERRAIRGEWKLPSVRLSQVKMNQWPLGMEIDASAAAAEWDGADAPFICIVPGAGTYRVAKGCKRRIVSRAALEAWGLHHQREGTGDPAVVAALPDGLPIIAPEKMAQRL from the coding sequence ATGAGAACGTCAAGAGGAGATGCATTCCGATCCCGGTTTGAAGAAGGTTTTGGTGCCGGTTATGCAGACGGTCTATTGAGCGGGAAGGAAAGCTTCGGCACCTATTTTCAAGGAACGAGCATTATTATTCCAAGCCATAATAAGCTTCGTTATTTGAAGCTGTGCATTGCAAGCATTGTCGCCCATACGAACCAGCCTTACGAAATTATAGTGGTCGATAATGCGTCAACCGACGGAACGGCGCAATATTTACGAACTTACAGCGGGCGCGAACGCCGCTTGCGGTATGCAACCATGAGCAGCAACGCCGGTTTTGCCGGCGCGGTCAACCGCGGGCTCATGCTGGCAAAAGGAACGACGATGCTGCTGCTCAACAACGATACGATCGTTACCCCCCGGTGGCTTGACAATCTTCTTGCCTGTTTGAACAGCGATCCCTCCATCGGGATCGTAGGACCGGTGACGAACTATATTAGCGGCGACCAATTGATAAAGGTTCCGTATCGTTCGATACGCGGAATGAACGCATTTGCCCGGCGCCACAACGTCTCCGATGCGGCCAAATGGCAGGAGACCGAACGACTGACGGGTTTTTGCATGCTTTTTAACCGATCGGTGTGGGAGCGGGCCGGATATTTGGACGAAGGTTACCAAATCGGCAATTTCGAAGACGACGATTACAATGTGCGGGTTCGTTTGCTCGGCGGCAAGCTGGTCATCGCCAGAGACACGTTTATTCATCATTACGGCAGCGTCAGCATTCGCGCGCTCGGTAAACAGAAGATTGCAGCGGTCAACCGCAATAACCGGGAATTCTATGAAGAAAAATGGGGCAATCCGCACAAGCTGCTCGCCGAGACTGCCGCGTGGAGATCCGGGCTGCGGCCGGACGAAGTGCACCACCGCGGGGAGACGGTTTTTTATCCCCAAGGAGTTGCGGTGAACGGTCCCGGAGGCAAGCTGTATTGGCTGAAAGACGGGGAGCGGCGTGCCATTCGGGGCGAATGGAAGCTTCCGTCCGTCCGCCTGTCCCAGGTAAAAATGAACCAATGGCCGCTCGGCATGGAGATCGATGCTTCCGCAGCCGCTGCAGAGTGGGATGGTGCGGATGCCCCCTTTATTTGCATCGTTCCCGGAGCCGGAACGTACCGGGTTGCAAAAGGCTGCAAAAGGCGTATCGTTTCCAGGGCTGCTTTGGAGGCTTGGGGCCTGCATCATCAAAGGGAAGGGACGGGGGATCCCGCAGTTGTTGCCGCCCTGCCCGACGGTCTTCCCATTATCGCGCCGGAGAAGATGGCTCAACGGCTGTAG
- a CDS encoding CgeB family protein, with translation MLVKVAKRRPRRRLHRVRKTAGGRKTRRLRNLTAHRSAIARGRTDGYLTGWDHGVWYGKCEAVIRSIKDEIRHFPVHIMFVATGKGFPYSPLDTAVAESLKGMVGRLSLTNALQPVAQQAASLRPDAVIVLDGLQFPTKQVDAIRALGIKTAVWFTDDPYYTDVTKNLAPHYDYVFTLEKQCVEFYMRNGCVNVHYLPFAAYLNDFRPRNPPLSLRKEISFIGSAYWKRVEFFNQISNYLAMRDISISGLWWERLRHFNLLKSKIKPGHWMGPLETAEAYNASKIVINMHRAHDDDSYNSNKEHIAAVSPNPRTFEISACATLQLTDIRDDLASFYTPGVELVTYSSPSEMIEKIEYYLHHEEERREIAMRGMYRTMREHTYPRRLEQMLSVMLA, from the coding sequence ATGTTGGTAAAAGTCGCAAAGCGGCGGCCGCGGCGCCGCTTGCATCGAGTGCGCAAAACGGCGGGCGGAAGAAAGACGAGACGTCTGCGCAACTTGACGGCTCATAGATCCGCAATTGCTAGGGGCCGAACGGACGGTTACCTGACCGGCTGGGATCATGGGGTTTGGTACGGCAAATGCGAGGCGGTTATAAGAAGCATTAAAGATGAAATCAGACATTTTCCCGTTCATATTATGTTCGTGGCGACCGGGAAAGGATTTCCGTATTCCCCATTGGATACGGCCGTTGCGGAATCGCTCAAAGGGATGGTCGGCCGTCTCAGTCTGACGAATGCTCTGCAGCCGGTTGCGCAGCAAGCGGCGTCGCTCCGTCCGGATGCGGTCATTGTGCTTGACGGCCTGCAGTTTCCGACGAAACAGGTGGACGCGATTCGCGCACTTGGGATCAAAACCGCGGTGTGGTTTACGGATGACCCGTATTATACCGACGTAACGAAAAATTTGGCGCCGCATTACGATTATGTGTTTACGCTTGAGAAACAATGCGTCGAGTTCTATATGCGCAACGGCTGCGTCAATGTGCACTATTTGCCGTTTGCCGCTTATTTGAACGATTTTCGTCCGCGAAATCCGCCGCTTTCGCTGCGCAAGGAGATTAGTTTTATCGGCTCCGCCTATTGGAAACGGGTCGAATTTTTCAATCAGATTTCCAATTATTTGGCCATGAGAGACATCAGCATATCCGGATTGTGGTGGGAGAGGCTGCGTCATTTCAATCTGCTGAAGTCCAAAATCAAACCCGGACATTGGATGGGACCGCTGGAAACGGCGGAGGCCTATAATGCCTCCAAAATCGTCATCAATATGCACCGGGCTCATGATGATGATTCATACAACAGCAATAAAGAGCACATCGCCGCCGTTTCCCCGAACCCGCGCACGTTCGAAATATCGGCCTGCGCAACATTGCAGCTGACCGATATCCGCGATGATCTTGCGTCATTTTATACACCCGGAGTGGAGCTGGTGACATACTCCTCTCCTTCGGAAATGATCGAAAAAATCGAGTATTATCTCCATCATGAGGAGGAACGGCGGGAAATCGCCATGCGCGGCATGTACCGGACGATGCGGGAGCATACGTACCCGCGGCGGCTGGAACAGATGCTTTCCGTCATGCTCGCCTAG
- a CDS encoding sugar phosphate nucleotidyltransferase, whose translation MKAIVLAGGTGTRLKPLTTIMNKHMLPVYNYPMIHYAIEKIAEAGIHDVLLVTGRSSAGLFVDYLGNGREFGVSITYLIQEEAGGIAQALELAKPYVKDDEKFVMLLGDNLVEKSLRPYVEDYNRQNEGAMVLLKQVPDPERYGVPVFGKDGKIVYIAEKPAKPESYYCVTGVYMYDGSVFDIIASIEPSARGELEITDVNNAYAAAGKLTYRVLEGWWTDAGTFDSLHEAAAFMRRKQLSSRRGGKGS comes from the coding sequence GTGAAAGCAATCGTGCTGGCCGGAGGAACCGGAACGCGGCTGAAGCCATTAACAACCATTATGAATAAACATATGCTTCCGGTCTATAACTATCCGATGATTCATTACGCGATCGAAAAAATAGCTGAAGCCGGCATTCATGATGTTCTGCTTGTAACGGGGAGGTCATCTGCAGGACTGTTCGTTGATTATCTTGGAAACGGCCGTGAGTTCGGCGTCTCGATTACTTATTTGATTCAAGAGGAAGCAGGCGGCATTGCGCAAGCGCTTGAGCTGGCTAAACCTTATGTCAAAGACGACGAAAAGTTCGTTATGCTGCTGGGAGACAATTTGGTTGAAAAGTCGCTTCGTCCTTACGTTGAAGACTATAACCGGCAGAACGAGGGCGCGATGGTGCTGTTGAAGCAGGTTCCCGACCCTGAACGCTACGGCGTTCCGGTGTTTGGCAAAGACGGCAAAATTGTTTATATTGCGGAGAAACCCGCCAAACCGGAATCCTATTATTGCGTGACCGGTGTGTACATGTACGATGGAAGCGTATTTGATATTATTGCTTCCATTGAACCTTCGGCGCGCGGGGAACTGGAAATTACCGATGTGAACAATGCATATGCGGCGGCCGGTAAGCTGACTTACCGCGTGCTTGAGGGTTGGTGGACCGATGCCGGAACGTTCGATTCTTTGCACGAAGCGGCCGCGTTTATGAGACGGAAGCAGCTGTCGTCCAGGCGCGGCGGGAAAGGGAGTTAG
- a CDS encoding ketoacyl-ACP synthase III: MQASVSSFHTKAIISAVGAYVPKRILSNADLEQMVETSDEWIMQRTGIRERRIAAEDEFCSDLCFAAVRNMMEQSGKEVDDVDYILVATTTPDTFFPSMAARVQAEFGIRQCGAADLNAACAGFITGLQMAGGLIASGAFRKILVIGAETLSKITDYTDRTTCILFGDGAGAVLVEAGDAQSESSFLGTLSLTDGAEGHQLYRSSLSASIGEVPIETTGNIVQNGRAVYRWAVSRVPEGIEQLLKQNGLAAADIDWFIPHNPNMRIIDSVCEKTGIPVSKTVTTLLHTGNTSAASIPIALDSALRDGRIRKGDRLLLYGFGGGLTQNGLLLRWE, encoded by the coding sequence ATGCAAGCTTCCGTTTCTTCTTTTCATACAAAAGCGATTATTAGCGCTGTCGGCGCTTATGTACCCAAGCGGATACTTTCCAATGCCGATTTGGAACAAATGGTCGAAACATCCGACGAATGGATTATGCAGCGTACCGGAATCCGCGAACGACGGATTGCTGCCGAAGACGAATTTTGCAGCGATTTGTGCTTTGCAGCCGTTCGTAACATGATGGAGCAGTCCGGAAAAGAGGTTGACGATGTCGATTATATACTCGTTGCGACAACGACGCCCGACACCTTCTTTCCGAGCATGGCCGCCCGCGTTCAGGCCGAATTCGGCATCCGCCAATGCGGTGCCGCCGATCTCAACGCCGCCTGCGCCGGTTTTATTACGGGGCTGCAAATGGCCGGCGGTTTGATCGCAAGCGGAGCGTTTCGTAAAATCCTTGTCATCGGAGCCGAAACGCTGTCCAAAATTACCGATTATACGGACCGGACGACCTGCATCCTGTTTGGGGACGGAGCCGGAGCGGTGCTTGTCGAGGCCGGCGATGCGCAGAGCGAGTCGTCCTTCCTCGGAACGCTGTCGCTTACCGATGGCGCGGAAGGACATCAATTGTACCGCTCCAGCCTCTCCGCTTCGATCGGAGAGGTGCCGATTGAAACAACCGGCAATATCGTGCAGAACGGACGAGCGGTTTATCGCTGGGCGGTTAGCCGGGTTCCGGAAGGCATCGAGCAGCTGCTGAAACAAAACGGCTTGGCGGCGGCCGATATCGACTGGTTCATCCCGCATAATCCCAACATGCGGATTATTGATTCGGTATGCGAGAAAACAGGCATTCCCGTCTCCAAAACCGTGACTACGCTGCTTCATACGGGCAATACGTCCGCCGCTTCGATTCCGATTGCGCTCGATAGCGCTCTGCGGGACGGCCGAATCCGCAAAGGCGACAGGCTGCTGCTTTACGGCTTCGGCGGCGGCCTGACCCAGAATGGACTGCTGCTGCGCTGGGAATGA
- a CDS encoding GT-D fold domain-containing glycosyltransferase has protein sequence MAKSKATTRAAAGSIRMRSRFGRKRPPLHSFKRIAGRPGRKRHSRSKKSMRGMLLPVKRKGAGKNLTVTATGVKLQAKIDEARYEGGEQLLEQTLPPNTILPDIGLREVIAAGVEAMRPRLVNVLDAQAVYNEIKHALNEGLPFSMVRLGDGELLALAQDTVYPAGEILERGPFLPYAGIHPPNLAARDELAQAIRNANLVGVPVSRRIYFGQLLHPALNGLNINLRSLRLCRSTVNYELHEAGLLPDLIRGRKLLLVGNKARGLAQRLGEKGFTVTAVISPVRGFLDIGMVMEEVRKADFDLALIAAGIPAVVLASRIAAEMKKTALDIGHMADRLVDGRAVI, from the coding sequence GTGGCCAAAAGTAAGGCGACGACAAGAGCGGCGGCCGGTTCGATCCGCATGCGGAGCCGCTTCGGGAGAAAGCGTCCGCCGCTGCACAGCTTTAAGCGTATAGCGGGCCGGCCAGGGAGAAAGCGGCATTCGCGGAGCAAAAAAAGTATGCGCGGTATGCTTCTTCCTGTAAAGCGTAAGGGAGCCGGTAAAAATTTAACCGTTACGGCAACCGGAGTTAAGCTGCAGGCAAAGATTGATGAAGCGCGATACGAAGGCGGGGAACAGCTGCTGGAGCAAACGTTGCCGCCGAACACGATTTTGCCGGATATCGGACTGCGGGAGGTAATCGCGGCAGGAGTGGAAGCGATGCGCCCAAGACTTGTCAACGTGCTGGATGCGCAGGCGGTGTATAACGAAATAAAGCATGCACTGAATGAGGGACTGCCCTTTTCTATGGTAAGGCTCGGGGACGGTGAACTGCTGGCGCTTGCACAGGATACGGTTTATCCTGCCGGAGAGATACTGGAGCGGGGGCCTTTTTTGCCTTATGCCGGCATTCACCCGCCGAATCTGGCCGCAAGGGATGAACTCGCCCAAGCGATTCGGAATGCGAACTTGGTCGGTGTGCCTGTGTCACGCCGCATTTATTTCGGACAGCTGCTCCATCCCGCTCTGAACGGGCTGAACATTAATCTTCGTTCGCTGCGGCTGTGCAGATCGACGGTGAATTACGAGCTTCATGAAGCGGGGCTGCTGCCGGACTTAATCCGCGGCCGCAAGCTGCTGCTTGTCGGCAACAAGGCGAGAGGGCTTGCGCAGCGGCTCGGTGAAAAAGGCTTTACGGTGACGGCCGTTATTTCGCCTGTACGAGGTTTTCTCGATATCGGAATGGTGATGGAAGAGGTGCGTAAAGCCGATTTCGATCTTGCGCTTATCGCTGCCGGAATCCCGGCTGTTGTGCTGGCGTCGCGAATAGCCGCCGAAATGAAGAAGACGGCTCTCGATATCGGACATATGGCCGACCGGCTTGTAGACGGGAGGGCCGTTATCTAA